A genomic window from Lotus japonicus ecotype B-129 chromosome 1, LjGifu_v1.2 includes:
- the LOC130729539 gene encoding uncharacterized protein LOC130729539, which yields MDCRIVESAETRRNKCAACFRQFNRIEHLVEHMRISYHSVHEPVCGICRKHCRSFESLREHLIGPLPKQECRDIFANRGCKFCLKILDSPNSRRIHQEKCQLSGINGIIGRFSNLGVRDNLTIGGGTRGPQVVALACKMVGGGSDGSLDLCARVCLIDERENIIFHSYVKPLLPITNYRYETTGIRPESLRDAMPLRQVQRKIQDFVCNGEPIWTIRARGGKARTLVGHGLDHDLACLQIEYRGEKIRDTAKYPPLMKTSKLSNSLKYLTQAYLGYDIQSGIQDPYEDCVATMRLYMRMRSQVHKMEDNPLATDPQNRNNFASWRQSELERMSPEQMMEISRSDYYCWCLDS from the exons ATGGATTGCAGAATTGTTGAGAGCGCAGAAACTCGCAG GAACAAGTGTGCAGCATGCTTCAGGCAGTTCAACAGAATAGAGCACCTTGTGGAGCACATGAGGATCTCATACCATTCTGTTCATGAACCAGTCTGTGGCATTTGCAGGAAACACTGCAGGTCATTTGAGTCTCTCAGGGAGCATCTTATAG GTCCATTGCCAAAACAGGAGTGCAGAGACATCTTTGCCAACCGAGGGTGCAAGTTTTGCTTGAAAATCCTTGACAGCCCTAACTCTCGCAGGATCCACCAAGAAAAATGCCAACTCTCTGGAATAAAT GGAATAATTGGTCGCTTCTCAAACTTGGGTGTTCGTGACAATTTGACAATTGGTGGTGGAACAAGGGGACCACAAGTAGTTGCACTTGCCTGTAAAATGGTTGGAGGTGGCAGTGATGGCTCACTGGATCTTTGTGCAAGAGTCTGCTTAATTGATGAGAGGGAGAACATCATCTTCCACTCTTACGTCAAGCCACTCCTTCCTATTACAAACTATAG GTATGAGACAACTGGCATTAGACCAGAATCCTTGAGGGATGCAATGCCTCTGAGACAggttcagaggaagatccaaGACTTCGTTTGCAATGGGGAACCAATATGGACAATTCGAGCAAGAGGTGGAAAAGCTAGGACTCTTGTGGGTCATGGTTTAGATCATGACCTTGCATGCTTGCAAATTGAATATCGAGGAGAAAAAATAAG GGACACTGCGAAATACCCTCCACTGATGAAAACAAGCAAGCTTAGCAACTCACTCAAGTACTTAACACAAGCATATCTAGG GTATGACATTCAAAGTGGGATACAAGATCCTTATGAAGATTGTGTTGCAACAATGAGGCTGTACATGAGAATGAGATCCCAAGTGCACAAAATGGAGGATAACCCTTTGGCAACTGACCCACAGAACAGGAATAATTTTGCTTCATGGAGGCAAAGTGAACTTGAAAGAATGAGTCCAGAACAAATGATGGAAATCTCAAGGTCTGACTACTACTGCTGGTGCTTGGATTCCTAA
- the LOC130720431 gene encoding 2-methylene-furan-3-one reductase-like: TPAATTIPSHAKAWIYSEHGKSSDVLKFENNLPTPKPRPDQVLIKVVAAALNPIDFIKTQGHYQDSDSPFPIVPGYDVAGVVVKVGSEVKEFKEGDEVYGLVEAKDVGSLAEYTNTTAEENGLVHKPQNLSFVEAASLPLAIETAYKGLERIGFSAGQSILVLGGSGGVGTLIIQLSCSNSLLMGLS; the protein is encoded by the exons ACGCCTGCTGCTACTACAATACCATCTCATGCAAAAGCTTGGATCTATTCTGAACATGGCAAGTCTTCAGATGTTTTGAAGTTCGAAAATAATTTGCCTACTCCCAAACCCAGACCAGATCAGGTACTAATCAAGGTTGTTGCAGCTGCCCTTAATCCTATTGATTTCATAAAGACTCAAGGTCATTACCAGGACAGTGATTCCCCTTTTCCA ATTGTTCCAGGCTATGATGTTGCTGGTGTGGTGGTCAAAGTAGGAAGTGAAGTTAAGGAATTTAAGGAAGGGGATGAGGTTTATGGTCTTGTTGAGGCAAAGGATGTTGGCTCGTTGGCTGAGTACACAAACACAACTGCTGAAGAGAATGGTTTGGTTCACAAGCCACAGAATCTGAGCTTTGTTGAAGCTGCTAGCCTTCCTTTGGCGATTGAGACTGCTTATAAAGGCCTTGAGCGAATTGGGTTTTCAGCTGGGCAATCTATCCTTGTTTTAGGAGGTAGCGGCGGAGTTGGAACACTTATAATTCAG CTATCTTGTTCCAACTCTCTCCTGATGGGGCTATCTTAG
- the LOC130729538 gene encoding 2-methylene-furan-3-one reductase-like yields the protein MAAIPTHIKAWTYSEYGKSTDILKFDPNVPLPELKEDHVLIKVVAAALNPIDYKRMEALFKDTDSPLPTAPGYDVAGVVVKVGSEVKKFKVGDEVYGDINENALEYPKVVGSLAEYTAVEEKLLAHKPKNLSFVEAASLPLAIETAYEGLERAGFSAGKSILVLGGAGGVGTHVIQLAKHVFGASKVAATSSTGKLELLRKLGADMPIDYTKENVENLPEKFDVVFDAVGDADTTFKPLKEGGKFVTIVPPALPPPAIYYILKSDGAVLEKLKPYLESGKVKPILDPKSPFPFSQTVEAFSYLETNRAVGKVVIHPIP from the exons ATGGCAGCAATACCCACTCACATCAAAGCATGGACCTACTCAGAATACGGCAAGAGCACTGATATTCTTAAGTTCGATCCAAACGTGCCTTTACCTGAGTTGAAGGAGGATCATGTCCTCATCAAGGTCGTTGCTGCAGCCCTTAATCCCATTGATTATAAGAGAATGGAAGCTTTGTTTAAGGACACAGATTCCCCTTTACCC ACAGCTCCAGGGTATGATGTTGCTGGAGTGGTGGTTAAGGTTGGAAGTGAAGTGAAGAAATTTAAAGTTGGAGATGAAGTTTATGGTGATATCAATGAGAATGCTCTGGAGTATCCAAAGGTTGTTGGTTCATTGGCAGAGTATACAGCTGTAGAAGAGAAATTGTTGGCTCACAAGCCTAAGAATCTGAGCTTTGTTGAGGCAGCTAGTCTTCCTTTAGCAATTGAGACTGCTTATGAAGGCCTTGAGCGTGCTGGGTTTTCTGCTGGGAAATCTATTCTTGTGCTTGGAGGTGCTGGTGGAGTTGGAACCCACGTTATTCAG CTTGCCAAGCATGTTTTTGGCGCATCTAAGGTAGCAGCTACATCTAGCACTGGGAAGCTGGAGCTGTTGAGGAAGTTAGGAGCTGACATGCCTATTGATTATACAAAGGAGAACGTTGAAAACCTGCCTGAAAAGTTTGATGTGGTGTTTGATGCAGTTG GGGACGCTGACACGACATTCAAGCCTTTGAAAGAAGGAGGCAAATTTGTGACAATAGTACCACCTGCACTTCCACCACCGGCAATCTATTACATATTGAAATCTGATGGGGCTGTCTTAGAGAAACTAAAACCGTATTTGGAAAGTGGCAAGGTAAAGCCAATACTTGATCCCAAGAGTCCCTTTCCATTTTCCCAAACTGTTGAAGCATTTTCCTATCTGGAAACTAACAGAGCCGTTGGAAAAGTGGTCATCCATCCCATACCATGA
- the LOC130729540 gene encoding 2-methylene-furan-3-one reductase-like, translated as MAAVTTIPYHVKAWIYSEHGKSSVHVLKFENNLPIPVTKPDQVLIKVVAAALDPVDFLKTQGHHQDSHYPFPIVPGYDVAGVVVKVGTAVMKFKGQL; from the exons ATGGCTGCTGTCACTACAATACCATATCATGTAAAAGCCTGGATCTATTCTGAACATGGGAAGTCATCAGTGCATGTTCTGAAGTTCGAAAATAATTTGCCCATTCCGGTAACCAAACCAGATCAGGTACTAATCAAGGTTGTTGCAGCTGCCCTTGATCCCGTTGATTTCTTAAAGACTCAAGGTCATCACCAGGACAGTCACTATCCTTTTCCA ATTGTTCCAGGCTATGATGTTGCTGGTGTGGTGGTCAAAGTAGGAACTGCAGTAATGAAATTTAAG GGACAACTTTAG
- the LOC130729536 gene encoding 2-methylene-furan-3-one reductase-like: MAAIPTHIKAWAYSEHGKSVDVLKFDPNLPLPELKEDQVLIKVAAASLNPIDYKRMEGAFKASDSPLPTAPGYDVAGVVVKVGSEVKKFKVGDEVYGDINEQAMVYPKVVGSLAEYTAAEEKLLSHKPQNLSFAEAASLPLTIETAYNGLELAGFSAGKSILVLGGAGGVGTLIIQLAKHVYGASKIAATSSTGKLELLRKLGADTPIDYTKENFEDLPEKFDVVYDTVGQTESAFKVLKEGGKVVTIVPPGLPPAIFFVLTSDGAVLEKLRPFLESGKVKPILDPKSPFPFSQTVEAFSYLETGRATGKVVIHPIP; encoded by the exons ATGGCTGCAATACCCACTCACATCAAAGCCTGGGCCTACTCAGAACATGGCAAGAGCGTTGATGTTCTCAAGTTTGATCCCAACTTGCCTTTACCTGAGTTGAAGGAGGATCAAGTCCTCATCAAGGTTGCTGCTGCATCCCTTAATCCCATTGATTACAAGAGAATGGAAGGGGCGTTTAAGGCCTCAGATTCCCCTTTACCA ACTGCTCCAGGGTACGATGTTGCTGGAGTGGTGGTTAAGGTGGGGAGTGAGGTGAAGAAATTTAAGGTTGGGGATGAAGTTTATGGTGATATCAATGAGCAAGCTATGGTATATCCAAAGGTGGTTGGTTCATTGGCTGAGTATACAGCTGCAGAAGAGAAACTGTTGTCACACAAACCGCAGAATCTGAGCTTTGCTGAGGCTGCTAGCCTTCCTTTGACAATTGAGACTGCTTATAATGGCCTTGAATTAGCTGGCTTTTCTGCTGGGAAATCTATACTTGTGCTTGGAGGTGCTGGTGGAGTTGGAACCCTCATTATTCAG CTGGCAAAGCATGTTTATGGCGCATCTAAGATTGCAGCTACATCCAGCACTGGGAAACTAGAATTGTTGAGGAAGTTGGGAGCTGACACGCCTATTGATTATACAAAGGAGAACTTTGAAGACCTTCCTGAAAAGTTTGATGTTGTGTATGATACAGTGG GTCAGACTGAGAGTGCATTCAAGGTTCTAAAAGAAGGAGGCAAAGTTGTGACAATAGTACCACCTGGACTTCCACCAGCAATCTTTTTCGTGCTCACTTCTGATGGGGCTGTCTTAGAGAAACTGAGACCTTTCTTGGAAAGCGGCAAGGTAAAGCCAATACTTGATCCCAAGAGCCCGTTTCCATTTTCGCAAACTGTGGAAGCATTTTCATATCTGGAAACAGGCAGAGCCACTGGAAAAGTAGTCATCCATCCCATACCATGA
- the LOC130729542 gene encoding GDSL esterase/lipase At5g14450-like, which produces MMTKFLFLPFTIVIVAAGVSFTEGSQYPAIFNFGDSNSDTGAISAAFTIVHPPNGQNFLGALSGRYSDGRLIIDFITEELKLPYLDAYLNSVGANYRHGANFATGGSSILKGGYSPFHLAYQISQFIQFKLRTQILFNGTEQHFRSSIPRPEDFSRALYMFDIGQNDLSYGFQYSSEEQLRASLPNILSQFSQAVEQLYSEGARVFWIHNTGPIGCLPLNFLAYGKSKKGNVDANGCVISQNGIAHEFNLQLKNQVLQLRKKLPLAKLIYVDVYKAKYELVSNARKLGFVNPLEFCCGNYLGGYKISCGQNTTESGTVSDKTCKNPSEFLSWDGVHYSEEANLLIAKQILSGAFSDPPVTIRQACF; this is translated from the exons ATGATGACCAAGTTTTTATTTCTACCTTTCACAATAGTGATAGTTGCAGCAGGAGTATCATTCACTGAAGGCTCTCAGTATCCAGCAATTTTCAACTTCGGCGATTCAAACTCAGACACAGGAGCCATATCTGCTGCATTCACAATTGTTCATCCTCCCAATGGCCAAAACTTCCTTGGAGCCCTCTCAGGAAGGTACTCTGATGGCCGTCTCATCATTGATTTCATTA CTGAAGAATTGAAGCTGCCATACCTTGATGCATATTTGAACTCAGTTGGAGCAAATTACAGACATGGTGCAAATTTTGCAACAGGAGGATCCTCAATTCTTAAAGGTGGTTATAGTCCTTTCCATCTTGCGTATCAAATATCTCAATTCATACAGTTCAAGTTGCGCACTCAGATTCTATTCAACG GAACAGAACAACATTTTAGAAGCAGTATTCCACGGCCTGAAGACTTCTCCAGGGCCCTATACATGTTTGATATTGGACAAAATGATCTTTCCTATGGTTTTCAGTACAGTTCAGAGGAACAACTCCGAGCGTCTCTTCCTAATATCTTGAGCCAGTTCTCCCAAGCAGTGGAG CAACTCTACAGCGAAGGAGCCAGAGTATTCTGGATTCACAACACTGGCCCAATTGGGTGCTTGCCCTTGAATTTCCTTGCTTACGGTAAGTCAAAAAAGGGTAATGTGGATGCCAATGGGTGTGTGATATCTCAGAATGGGATCGCACATGAATTTAACTTGCAGCTCAAGAACCAAGTGCTTCAGCTAAGGAAAAAGCTCCCACTTGccaaattaatttatgttgatgTGTATAAAGCCAAATATGAACTTGTCAGCAATGCAAGGAAGCTAG GTTTTGTCAATCCATTGGAGTTCTGCTGTGGCAATTACCTGGGAGGTTACAAGATAAGTTGTGGCCAGAATACCACAGAGAGTGGAACAGTTTCTGACAAGACATGTAAAAATCCATCTGAGTTTCTTAGCTGGGATGGCGTACATTACTCTGAAGAAGCAAACTTGTTGATTGCTAAACAAATTCTCTCTGGCGCATTCTCTGACCCACCAGTTACTATTAGGCAGGCTTGTTTCTGA